In Nasonia vitripennis strain AsymCx chromosome 2, Nvit_psr_1.1, whole genome shotgun sequence, a genomic segment contains:
- the SPH126 gene encoding serine protease homolog 126 isoform X2 — MRRTGRLLLVLSCVFALAFLASALCSTISALSMSSRIVGGETAPEHAYPYQASIRVGADHKCSGSLLNNNWILTSAHCLVKYDPSSFIVVVGSNSLIFGGFAFCARETRLHPNYVQGELHDDIALLKLCKPATFGDKVQPVQLPSEDVREEENLPAVLTGWGSSQKGGPKSFSLKLIELPTIGLDRCRETFPSVTRSNICTFAGVGQGLCYGDAGNPLVAEGVQIGIGSWGSPCALGYPDVFTRVYSYVDWIRGIIADES, encoded by the exons ATGCGTCGGACtggcagattgcttctcgtgctTTCCTGCGTTTTCGCGCTCGCTTTCCTCGCTTCCG CTCTCTGTTCGACGATTTCAGCCCTGAGCATGAGCAGCAGGATAGTAGGCGGCGAGACGGCTCCGGAGCACGCCTACCCCTACCAGGCGTCGATCCGAGTCGGTGCCGACCACAAGTGCAGCGGTTCCTTACTGAACAACAATTGGATCCTCACGTCGGCCCACTGCCTCGTCAAGTACGACCCGTCGAGcttcatcgtcgtcgtcggcagcAACAGCCTCATCTTCGGCGGTTTCGCCTTCTGCGCTCGCGAAACGCGCCTGCATCCGAACTACGTGCAGGGCGAGCTTCACGACGACATCGCGTTGCTCAAGCTCTGCAAACCGGCGACTTTCGGCGACAAGGTTCAGCCCGTCCAGTTGCCGAGCGAGGATGTGAGGGAGGAGGAGAATCTCCCGGCTGTTCTGACCGGTTGGGGTAGCTCGCAG AAAGGCGGACCGAAGAGCTTCAGTCTTAAGCTCATCGAACTGCCGACCATCGGTCTGGACAGGTGTCGCGAGACCTTCCCCAGCGTCACTCGGAGCAACATCTGCACGTTCGCCGGCGTCGGCCAAGGCTTGTGCTAC GGAGACGCCGGAAACCCTCTGGTAGCCGAGGGAGTCCAGATCGGCATCGGCTCCTGGGGCTCGCCCTGTGCTCTCGGCTATCCCGACGTGTTCACCAGGGTCTACAGCTACGTCGACTGGATACGAGGCATCATCGCCGACGAATCTTAG
- the SP120 gene encoding serine protease 120 isoform X4: MCPARSNDSPKIVGGTAAEDGQFPYQVSLRLNNRHFCGGSILNKRWILTAAHCLAGFNNTAISAVVGTNYLDKGGDKYQSKRIIAHPMYNSLMIRNDVGLIELDKDIVFGDKVQPVKLPESDFDKADYPAELSGWGTTSYPGSPPNELQHITLNVIEQNECLNTSFRVTKRNICTLTKKGEGACHGDSGGPLVSDGVQIGVVSWGTPCAKGKPDVFTRVYSYVDWIKKYADKQE; this comes from the exons ATGACTCGCCGAAGATCGTCGGAGGCACGGCGGCCGAGGACGGCCAGTTTCCTTACCAGGTGTCTCTGAGGCTCAACAACCGACACTTCTGCGGCGGTTCCATTCTCAACAAGCGCTGGATACTGACCGCAGCTCACTGCTTGGCTGG ATTCAACAACACGGCCATATCGGCGGTCGTCGGTACTAATTACCTCGACAAGGGCGGCGATAAGTATCAGTCGAAGCGCATCATCGCTCACCCGATGTACAACTCGCTGATGATCCGCAACGACGTCGGCCTGATCGAGCTCGACAAGGACATCGTTTTCGGGGACAAGGTGCAGCCCGTCAAGCTCCCGGAATCCGATTTCGACAAGGCCGATTATCCCGCCGAGCTGTCCGGCTGGGGCACCACTAGC TATCCGGGGTCGCCGCCAAACGAGCTGCAGCACATCACGCTCAACGTAATCGAGCAGAACGAGTGCCTGAACACGAGCTTCCGCGTGACCAAGAGGAACATCTGCACCCTCACGAAGAAGGGCGAGGGAGCCTGTCAC GGTGACTCCGGCGGTCCACTGGTCTCCGACGGCGTGCAGATCGGTGTCGTGTCCTGGGGCACGCCCTGTGCCAAGGGCAAGCCCGACGTCTTCACGAGAGTCTACAGCTACGTCGACTGGATCAAGAAGTACGCCGACAAGCAGGAGTAA
- the SP120 gene encoding serine protease 120 isoform X1 produces MESLCSRRFALTLALFCATLCFAAVSADDSPKIVGGTAAEDGQFPYQVSLRLNNRHFCGGSILNKRWILTAAHCLAGLFGIPRFNNTAISAVVGTNYLDKGGDKYQSKRIIAHPMYNSLMIRNDVGLIELDKDIVFGDKVQPVKLPESDFDKADYPAELSGWGTTSYPGSPPNELQHITLNVIEQNECLNTSFRVTKRNICTLTKKGEGACHGDSGGPLVSDGVQIGVVSWGTPCAKGKPDVFTRVYSYVDWIKKYADKQE; encoded by the exons ATGGAGTCTCTTTGCTCGCGCAGATTCGCGCTTACTTTAGCTTTATTCTGTGCTACACTGTGTTTTGCTGCTGTCTCGGCGG ATGACTCGCCGAAGATCGTCGGAGGCACGGCGGCCGAGGACGGCCAGTTTCCTTACCAGGTGTCTCTGAGGCTCAACAACCGACACTTCTGCGGCGGTTCCATTCTCAACAAGCGCTGGATACTGACCGCAGCTCACTGCTTGGCTGG ATTATTTGGCATCCCCAGATTCAACAACACGGCCATATCGGCGGTCGTCGGTACTAATTACCTCGACAAGGGCGGCGATAAGTATCAGTCGAAGCGCATCATCGCTCACCCGATGTACAACTCGCTGATGATCCGCAACGACGTCGGCCTGATCGAGCTCGACAAGGACATCGTTTTCGGGGACAAGGTGCAGCCCGTCAAGCTCCCGGAATCCGATTTCGACAAGGCCGATTATCCCGCCGAGCTGTCCGGCTGGGGCACCACTAGC TATCCGGGGTCGCCGCCAAACGAGCTGCAGCACATCACGCTCAACGTAATCGAGCAGAACGAGTGCCTGAACACGAGCTTCCGCGTGACCAAGAGGAACATCTGCACCCTCACGAAGAAGGGCGAGGGAGCCTGTCAC GGTGACTCCGGCGGTCCACTGGTCTCCGACGGCGTGCAGATCGGTGTCGTGTCCTGGGGCACGCCCTGTGCCAAGGGCAAGCCCGACGTCTTCACGAGAGTCTACAGCTACGTCGACTGGATCAAGAAGTACGCCGACAAGCAGGAGTAA
- the SP120 gene encoding serine protease 120 isoform X2 yields MESLCSRRFALTLALFCATLCFAAVSADDSPKIVGGTAAEDGQFPYQVSLRLNNRHFCGGSILNKRWILTAAHCLAGFNNTAISAVVGTNYLDKGGDKYQSKRIIAHPMYNSLMIRNDVGLIELDKDIVFGDKVQPVKLPESDFDKADYPAELSGWGTTSYPGSPPNELQHITLNVIEQNECLNTSFRVTKRNICTLTKKGEGACHGDSGGPLVSDGVQIGVVSWGTPCAKGKPDVFTRVYSYVDWIKKYADKQE; encoded by the exons ATGGAGTCTCTTTGCTCGCGCAGATTCGCGCTTACTTTAGCTTTATTCTGTGCTACACTGTGTTTTGCTGCTGTCTCGGCGG ATGACTCGCCGAAGATCGTCGGAGGCACGGCGGCCGAGGACGGCCAGTTTCCTTACCAGGTGTCTCTGAGGCTCAACAACCGACACTTCTGCGGCGGTTCCATTCTCAACAAGCGCTGGATACTGACCGCAGCTCACTGCTTGGCTGG ATTCAACAACACGGCCATATCGGCGGTCGTCGGTACTAATTACCTCGACAAGGGCGGCGATAAGTATCAGTCGAAGCGCATCATCGCTCACCCGATGTACAACTCGCTGATGATCCGCAACGACGTCGGCCTGATCGAGCTCGACAAGGACATCGTTTTCGGGGACAAGGTGCAGCCCGTCAAGCTCCCGGAATCCGATTTCGACAAGGCCGATTATCCCGCCGAGCTGTCCGGCTGGGGCACCACTAGC TATCCGGGGTCGCCGCCAAACGAGCTGCAGCACATCACGCTCAACGTAATCGAGCAGAACGAGTGCCTGAACACGAGCTTCCGCGTGACCAAGAGGAACATCTGCACCCTCACGAAGAAGGGCGAGGGAGCCTGTCAC GGTGACTCCGGCGGTCCACTGGTCTCCGACGGCGTGCAGATCGGTGTCGTGTCCTGGGGCACGCCCTGTGCCAAGGGCAAGCCCGACGTCTTCACGAGAGTCTACAGCTACGTCGACTGGATCAAGAAGTACGCCGACAAGCAGGAGTAA
- the SPH126 gene encoding serine protease homolog 126 isoform X1, whose protein sequence is MRRTGRLLLVLSCVFALAFLASALCSTISALSMSSRIVGGETAPEHAYPYQASIRVGADHKCSGSLLNNNWILTSAHCLVKYDPSSFIVVVGSNSLIFGGFAFCARETRLHPNYVQGELHDDIALLKLCKPATFGDKVQPVQLPSEDVREEENLPAVLTGWGSSQVYDVQKGGPKSFSLKLIELPTIGLDRCRETFPSVTRSNICTFAGVGQGLCYGDAGNPLVAEGVQIGIGSWGSPCALGYPDVFTRVYSYVDWIRGIIADES, encoded by the exons ATGCGTCGGACtggcagattgcttctcgtgctTTCCTGCGTTTTCGCGCTCGCTTTCCTCGCTTCCG CTCTCTGTTCGACGATTTCAGCCCTGAGCATGAGCAGCAGGATAGTAGGCGGCGAGACGGCTCCGGAGCACGCCTACCCCTACCAGGCGTCGATCCGAGTCGGTGCCGACCACAAGTGCAGCGGTTCCTTACTGAACAACAATTGGATCCTCACGTCGGCCCACTGCCTCGTCAAGTACGACCCGTCGAGcttcatcgtcgtcgtcggcagcAACAGCCTCATCTTCGGCGGTTTCGCCTTCTGCGCTCGCGAAACGCGCCTGCATCCGAACTACGTGCAGGGCGAGCTTCACGACGACATCGCGTTGCTCAAGCTCTGCAAACCGGCGACTTTCGGCGACAAGGTTCAGCCCGTCCAGTTGCCGAGCGAGGATGTGAGGGAGGAGGAGAATCTCCCGGCTGTTCTGACCGGTTGGGGTAGCTCGCAG GTATACGATGTGCAGAAAGGCGGACCGAAGAGCTTCAGTCTTAAGCTCATCGAACTGCCGACCATCGGTCTGGACAGGTGTCGCGAGACCTTCCCCAGCGTCACTCGGAGCAACATCTGCACGTTCGCCGGCGTCGGCCAAGGCTTGTGCTAC GGAGACGCCGGAAACCCTCTGGTAGCCGAGGGAGTCCAGATCGGCATCGGCTCCTGGGGCTCGCCCTGTGCTCTCGGCTATCCCGACGTGTTCACCAGGGTCTACAGCTACGTCGACTGGATACGAGGCATCATCGCCGACGAATCTTAG
- the SPH126 gene encoding serine protease homolog 126 precursor: MRRTGRLLLVLSCVFALAFLASALSMSSRIVGGETAPEHAYPYQASIRVGADHKCSGSLLNNNWILTSAHCLVKYDPSSFIVVVGSNSLIFGGFAFCARETRLHPNYVQGELHDDIALLKLCKPATFGDKVQPVQLPSEDVREEENLPAVLTGWGSSQKGGPKSFSLKLIELPTIGLDRCRETFPSVTRSNICTFAGVGQGLCYGDAGNPLVAEGVQIGIGSWGSPCALGYPDVFTRVYSYVDWIRGIIADES; the protein is encoded by the exons ATGCGTCGGACtggcagattgcttctcgtgctTTCCTGCGTTTTCGCGCTCGCTTTCCTCGCTTCCG CCCTGAGCATGAGCAGCAGGATAGTAGGCGGCGAGACGGCTCCGGAGCACGCCTACCCCTACCAGGCGTCGATCCGAGTCGGTGCCGACCACAAGTGCAGCGGTTCCTTACTGAACAACAATTGGATCCTCACGTCGGCCCACTGCCTCGTCAAGTACGACCCGTCGAGcttcatcgtcgtcgtcggcagcAACAGCCTCATCTTCGGCGGTTTCGCCTTCTGCGCTCGCGAAACGCGCCTGCATCCGAACTACGTGCAGGGCGAGCTTCACGACGACATCGCGTTGCTCAAGCTCTGCAAACCGGCGACTTTCGGCGACAAGGTTCAGCCCGTCCAGTTGCCGAGCGAGGATGTGAGGGAGGAGGAGAATCTCCCGGCTGTTCTGACCGGTTGGGGTAGCTCGCAG AAAGGCGGACCGAAGAGCTTCAGTCTTAAGCTCATCGAACTGCCGACCATCGGTCTGGACAGGTGTCGCGAGACCTTCCCCAGCGTCACTCGGAGCAACATCTGCACGTTCGCCGGCGTCGGCCAAGGCTTGTGCTAC GGAGACGCCGGAAACCCTCTGGTAGCCGAGGGAGTCCAGATCGGCATCGGCTCCTGGGGCTCGCCCTGTGCTCTCGGCTATCCCGACGTGTTCACCAGGGTCTACAGCTACGTCGACTGGATACGAGGCATCATCGCCGACGAATCTTAG
- the SPH126 gene encoding serine protease homolog 126 isoform X3 — protein MRRTGRLLLVLSCVFALAFLASALSMSSRIVGGETAPEHAYPYQASIRVGADHKCSGSLLNNNWILTSAHCLVKYDPSSFIVVVGSNSLIFGGFAFCARETRLHPNYVQGELHDDIALLKLCKPATFGDKVQPVQLPSEDVREEENLPAVLTGWGSSQVYDVQKGGPKSFSLKLIELPTIGLDRCRETFPSVTRSNICTFAGVGQGLCYGDAGNPLVAEGVQIGIGSWGSPCALGYPDVFTRVYSYVDWIRGIIADES, from the exons ATGCGTCGGACtggcagattgcttctcgtgctTTCCTGCGTTTTCGCGCTCGCTTTCCTCGCTTCCG CCCTGAGCATGAGCAGCAGGATAGTAGGCGGCGAGACGGCTCCGGAGCACGCCTACCCCTACCAGGCGTCGATCCGAGTCGGTGCCGACCACAAGTGCAGCGGTTCCTTACTGAACAACAATTGGATCCTCACGTCGGCCCACTGCCTCGTCAAGTACGACCCGTCGAGcttcatcgtcgtcgtcggcagcAACAGCCTCATCTTCGGCGGTTTCGCCTTCTGCGCTCGCGAAACGCGCCTGCATCCGAACTACGTGCAGGGCGAGCTTCACGACGACATCGCGTTGCTCAAGCTCTGCAAACCGGCGACTTTCGGCGACAAGGTTCAGCCCGTCCAGTTGCCGAGCGAGGATGTGAGGGAGGAGGAGAATCTCCCGGCTGTTCTGACCGGTTGGGGTAGCTCGCAG GTATACGATGTGCAGAAAGGCGGACCGAAGAGCTTCAGTCTTAAGCTCATCGAACTGCCGACCATCGGTCTGGACAGGTGTCGCGAGACCTTCCCCAGCGTCACTCGGAGCAACATCTGCACGTTCGCCGGCGTCGGCCAAGGCTTGTGCTAC GGAGACGCCGGAAACCCTCTGGTAGCCGAGGGAGTCCAGATCGGCATCGGCTCCTGGGGCTCGCCCTGTGCTCTCGGCTATCCCGACGTGTTCACCAGGGTCTACAGCTACGTCGACTGGATACGAGGCATCATCGCCGACGAATCTTAG
- the SP120 gene encoding serine protease 120 precursor (The RefSeq protein has 1 substitution compared to this genomic sequence) has product MESLCSRRFALTLALFCATLCFAAVSADDSPKIVGGTAAEDDQFPYQVSLRLNNRHFCGGSILNKRWILTAAHCLAGFNNTAISAVVGTNYLDKGGDKYQSKRIIAHPMYNSLMIRNDVGLIELDKDIVFGDKVQPVKLPESDFDKADYPAELSGWGTTSYPGSPPNELQHITLNVIEQNECLNTSFRVTKRNICTLTKKGEGACHGDSGGPLVSDGVQIGVVSWGTPCAKGKPDVFTRVYSYVDWIKKYADKQE; this is encoded by the exons ATGGAGTCTCTTTGCTCGCGCAGATTCGCGCTTACTTTAGCTTTATTCTGTGCTACACTGTGTTTTGCTGCTGTCTCGGCGG ATGACTCGCCGAAGATCGTCGGAGGCACGGCGGCCGAGGACGGCCAGTTTCCTTACCAGGTGTCTCTGAGGCTCAACAACCGACACTTCTGCGGCGGTTCCATTCTCAACAAGCGCTGGATACTGACCGCAGCTCACTGCTTGGCTGG ATTCAACAACACGGCCATATCGGCGGTCGTCGGTACTAATTACCTCGACAAGGGCGGCGATAAGTATCAGTCGAAGCGCATCATCGCTCACCCGATGTACAACTCGCTGATGATCCGCAACGACGTCGGCCTGATCGAGCTCGACAAGGACATCGTTTTCGGGGACAAGGTGCAGCCCGTCAAGCTCCCGGAATCCGATTTCGACAAGGCCGATTATCCCGCCGAGCTGTCCGGCTGGGGCACCACTAGC TATCCGGGGTCGCCGCCAAACGAGCTGCAGCACATCACGCTCAACGTAATCGAGCAGAACGAGTGCCTGAACACGAGCTTCCGCGTGACCAAGAGGAACATCTGCACCCTCACGAAGAAGGGCGAGGGAGCCTGTCAC GGTGACTCCGGCGGTCCACTGGTCTCCGACGGCGTGCAGATCGGTGTCGTGTCCTGGGGCACGCCCTGTGCCAAGGGCAAGCCCGACGTCTTCACGAGAGTCTACAGCTACGTCGACTGGATCAAGAAGTACGCCGACAAGCAGGAGTAA
- the SP120 gene encoding serine protease 120 isoform X3: MCPARSNDSPKIVGGTAAEDGQFPYQVSLRLNNRHFCGGSILNKRWILTAAHCLAGLFGIPRFNNTAISAVVGTNYLDKGGDKYQSKRIIAHPMYNSLMIRNDVGLIELDKDIVFGDKVQPVKLPESDFDKADYPAELSGWGTTSYPGSPPNELQHITLNVIEQNECLNTSFRVTKRNICTLTKKGEGACHGDSGGPLVSDGVQIGVVSWGTPCAKGKPDVFTRVYSYVDWIKKYADKQE; the protein is encoded by the exons ATGACTCGCCGAAGATCGTCGGAGGCACGGCGGCCGAGGACGGCCAGTTTCCTTACCAGGTGTCTCTGAGGCTCAACAACCGACACTTCTGCGGCGGTTCCATTCTCAACAAGCGCTGGATACTGACCGCAGCTCACTGCTTGGCTGG ATTATTTGGCATCCCCAGATTCAACAACACGGCCATATCGGCGGTCGTCGGTACTAATTACCTCGACAAGGGCGGCGATAAGTATCAGTCGAAGCGCATCATCGCTCACCCGATGTACAACTCGCTGATGATCCGCAACGACGTCGGCCTGATCGAGCTCGACAAGGACATCGTTTTCGGGGACAAGGTGCAGCCCGTCAAGCTCCCGGAATCCGATTTCGACAAGGCCGATTATCCCGCCGAGCTGTCCGGCTGGGGCACCACTAGC TATCCGGGGTCGCCGCCAAACGAGCTGCAGCACATCACGCTCAACGTAATCGAGCAGAACGAGTGCCTGAACACGAGCTTCCGCGTGACCAAGAGGAACATCTGCACCCTCACGAAGAAGGGCGAGGGAGCCTGTCAC GGTGACTCCGGCGGTCCACTGGTCTCCGACGGCGTGCAGATCGGTGTCGTGTCCTGGGGCACGCCCTGTGCCAAGGGCAAGCCCGACGTCTTCACGAGAGTCTACAGCTACGTCGACTGGATCAAGAAGTACGCCGACAAGCAGGAGTAA